GCTAAATAATGTCAATGTAGCCTTTATAGAATGTAACCAGGAACAATTGTATTATTTCTCAAAAAAATTAGAGTTGGGAACAGGTATTCATATAATTCCGCTTTTAATTGATGAGATGTATAGTACTACTGCAAATTTTCTTAAACAAATAGAATCAGCTGATTTAGTAGTAACGACTTTTTTTCATCTTAAGGAAGTAAAAGAATTTTTAAAAGACACAGATAAAAAAATAATTGCCATTGCATTAGATCCGCAGATAGAAACAATGGTAAACATTGCCCGTGCTACTTCTCCGAATATGAAAATAGGACTGGTTTGTATTACAGAAAATTTTGCTGAACGTGTTTTTAAATCAATTAAAATTGCTGGAATAAAATATAGAAAATTATCCTACACAATAACACGGGATAACGATAAAATAAAAGAATTTATCCACAATTGTGATATTCTAATTTCCTCTCCAGGGCGAAAGAAAATTGTTAAAAAATATATTAATAACTCGAAGCCATTAATAGAGTTTATTTACATACCTGACAAAGGATCAATTGATACTTTAATGAATAAGATTTTAGATATAAAGAGAGAAAGGTAAAGGTGTTATTATGCAACAAAAGGATAGTAAAAAGATTTATCAAAATGAAAAGACCAGGATTACGGTGAAAGAAGACTGGTGTAAAGCCTGCGGAATTTGTATTAACTATTGCCCAAAAAATGTACTTGTTGCAAGTGATAAAGGCCAGCCTGTTGCAAAAAACATTGATGATTGTATTCAATGTATGTTATGCGAATTACGTTGTCCG
The Atribacterota bacterium genome window above contains:
- a CDS encoding 4Fe-4S binding protein, with product MQQKDSKKIYQNEKTRITVKEDWCKACGICINYCPKNVLVASDKGQPVAKNIDDCIQCMLCELRCPDFAIMVENKENTDANNLEHVSLED
- a CDS encoding GntR family transcriptional regulator — translated: MDIEINKNSKIPLYLQIEECLKRLIKEGQIEKGSQLPTERELSDKLGVSRNTVSTAYQELAREKVITSISGKGTFVISNGNFPKTKMLRYNSLSLIKHIDKAIEKALEQNIPFEDFMFLINQRLKDKSHLLNNVNVAFIECNQEQLYYFSKKLELGTGIHIIPLLIDEMYSTTANFLKQIESADLVVTTFFHLKEVKEFLKDTDKKIIAIALDPQIETMVNIARATSPNMKIGLVCITENFAERVFKSIKIAGIKYRKLSYTITRDNDKIKEFIHNCDILISSPGRKKIVKKYINNSKPLIEFIYIPDKGSIDTLMNKILDIKRER